The proteins below come from a single Bacillus sp. SM2101 genomic window:
- a CDS encoding anti-sigma factor, with protein MKCPENIVYLMHEYLDEDISLEDKNLLIDHVKSCEDCEAHFHELKKSIALVQSISHVEAPSNFTNNVMQSLPKEKRSAGARRWLRNHPFLTAASLFIVLMAGSIFSNWTEDDQFSVSKQPNLIIQNTTVTVPEGEIVEGPVIVKNGTLKIEGEINGDATVINGDQYLASAGNVTGEIKEINELFEWLWYHLKDIAKDTVNLFDQDQSK; from the coding sequence ATGAAATGTCCTGAGAACATTGTTTATTTAATGCATGAATATTTAGATGAAGATATTTCACTAGAAGATAAAAACTTGTTAATTGATCATGTGAAAAGTTGTGAAGACTGTGAGGCGCACTTCCATGAACTTAAAAAATCAATTGCGCTCGTCCAAAGTATTTCACATGTAGAGGCACCTAGCAATTTCACAAATAACGTCATGCAAAGTTTGCCTAAAGAAAAACGATCAGCTGGCGCAAGGCGTTGGTTGAGAAATCATCCTTTTCTAACAGCGGCATCGCTTTTTATCGTCTTAATGGCAGGTAGTATTTTTTCAAACTGGACAGAGGATGACCAGTTTTCTGTATCTAAGCAACCGAATCTAATTATCCAAAACACTACTGTGACCGTTCCAGAAGGTGAAATAGTTGAAGGGCCAGTCATTGTAAAAAATGGTACGCTCAAAATAGAAGGGGAAATTAACGGTGATGCAACAGTGATTAATGGAGATCAGTATCTTGCTTCTGCTGGTAATGTTACGGGCGAAATTAAGGAAATTAATGAATTATTTGAATGGTTATGGTATCATCTAAAGGATATTGCAAAGGATACAGTAAATCTATTTGACCAAGATCAGTCAAAGTAG
- the cdaA gene encoding diadenylate cyclase CdaA, which translates to MSSEGLSIFNYLGIIVDILVVWYVIYKLIMVVRGTRAVQLLKGITVIITIHILSQYLGLKTLGWLMNQVITWGFLAIIIIFQPELRRALEQLGRGRFFSRITINEEEEQANSIEAIVKATDYMAKRRIGALITIERETGMSDYIETGIPLHAKVSSELLINIFIPNTPLHDGAVVLQNNQVSAAACYLPLSESPFISKELGTRHRAALGVSEVTDSLTIVVSEETGSVSLTKNGELHRDLTQDSFRELLTNELKPTQNQATSTRWQWRWQKNG; encoded by the coding sequence ATGTCTTCAGAGGGTCTCTCAATCTTTAATTATCTAGGTATTATCGTCGATATTCTCGTTGTTTGGTATGTTATCTATAAGCTAATAATGGTCGTACGAGGAACGAGAGCTGTACAGCTTCTCAAAGGAATCACTGTTATTATAACCATTCACATATTAAGTCAGTATTTAGGCTTAAAAACGTTAGGATGGTTAATGAATCAAGTGATAACATGGGGATTTTTAGCTATCATTATTATTTTTCAGCCTGAGCTCCGTCGTGCACTAGAACAATTAGGACGAGGTAGATTCTTTTCAAGAATTACGATTAATGAGGAAGAAGAACAAGCAAACTCGATTGAAGCCATTGTAAAAGCTACAGATTATATGGCAAAACGTCGTATTGGCGCTTTGATTACGATTGAGCGTGAAACAGGGATGAGCGATTATATTGAAACAGGAATACCACTTCATGCTAAGGTTTCTTCGGAATTGCTTATCAATATTTTTATCCCAAATACACCACTTCATGATGGCGCAGTCGTGTTACAAAATAATCAAGTATCTGCAGCTGCGTGTTATTTACCATTGTCAGAAAGTCCATTTATATCTAAAGAGCTTGGAACGAGGCATCGAGCAGCGCTAGGTGTGAGTGAAGTAACGGATAGCCTTACGATCGTTGTTTCAGAAGAAACTGGTAGTGTTTCTCTAACTAAGAATGGTGAATTACATAGAGATTTAACACAAGATTCTTTTCGAGAACTTCTTACAAATGAACTAAAACCAACTCAAAACCAAGCTACTTCTACTCGTTGGCAATGGAGGTGGCAAAAAAATGGATAG
- the sigW gene encoding RNA polymerase sigma factor SigW yields the protein METIVKKRIKQVIKGDQNAFAEIVEIYKDKVFQLCYRMLGNRHEAEDIAQEAFIRAYTNIQSFNQDLKFSTWLYRIATNLSIDRIRKKKPDYYLDAEVSGTDGLTMYSNVAADEALPEEELERLELHETIQGEILKLPEKYRTVIVLKYIDELPLKEISKILDLPIGTVKTRIHRGREALRNQLRNV from the coding sequence ATGGAAACAATTGTTAAAAAAAGAATAAAACAAGTTATTAAAGGAGATCAAAACGCATTTGCAGAAATTGTAGAAATTTATAAAGATAAAGTATTTCAATTATGCTATAGAATGCTCGGAAATCGTCATGAGGCTGAGGATATTGCCCAAGAAGCTTTTATTCGTGCATATACAAATATTCAAAGCTTTAATCAAGATCTCAAATTCTCGACTTGGTTATACCGAATTGCTACAAATCTTTCAATTGATAGAATTAGGAAAAAGAAACCAGACTATTATTTAGATGCAGAAGTTTCTGGAACAGACGGGCTGACTATGTATTCTAATGTAGCTGCCGATGAAGCTTTGCCTGAAGAAGAGCTTGAGAGACTAGAATTACATGAAACCATCCAAGGTGAAATATTGAAGCTTCCAGAAAAATATCGTACAGTCATCGTATTGAAATATATTGATGAATTACCTTTGAAGGAAATTAGTAAAATATTGGATTTACCTATAGGTACCGTAAAGACACGGATTCATCGTGGTAGAGAAGCATTAAGAAACCAACTTCGAAATGTATAA